The Cloacibacterium sp. TD35 region AAGACAACATTTATCAGTATTTAAAATATTTTTAAAGATTAATTTTTCAGTTATCAGTTAATTTGTAACTTTACACTCCTTTTTTTGAAAACAATTATATGGATTTAAGAGACCAATTAAAAAACCTTTTCCCAGAACACGAGGAACAAGATTTTGAAATGCCAGAAGAAAAATCTGAGCAGAAGAATCCTCTTATCTGTAAATTCGAAAAAAAAGGAAGAAACGGTAAACCTGTTACTTTAATAGAAGGTTTCGAAGGAACAGATGAAGAACTGAAACAAATTTCTAAAAAAATAAAAACCACTCTAGGAATTGGTGGCTCAGAAAAAGACGGAATTATCGTCATTCAAGGAGATAATCGTGATAAAATCATGAAAATTCTTCAAGATATGGGTTATAAAACCAAAAGAGTTGGAGGATAATAATTAAAAAATTAAAAATTATGTTGAATAAATTAGCAGCTTCAGAATTGGTTTTAAATCCAGACGGAAGCGTTTATCACCTTAATCTTCAACCAGAAGATATCGCAGAAAAAATTCTTTTAGTAGGCGACCCAGACAGGGTTCCAAAAGTTTCTCAATATTTTGATAAAATTGAAATTCAAAAAAATAAAAGAGAATTTTATACGCATACTGGAACTTTAAGAGGAGAAAGAATTACGGTAATGTCTACCGGAATTGGTACAGAAAACATAGACATCGTGATGAACGAACTAGATGCTTTGGTGAATATTGATTTAAAGGAGAAAGAATTCAAATCAGAACATACTGCGCTTCAGTTATTCAGATTAGGAACTTGTGGTTCTGTAAATCCAGATGTACAGGTAGATAACATGTTGGTTTCTCAAAACGTAGTGGGTTTAGATGGTTTAATGCATTTCTATCAAGATTATCAGTTTGAGAATGAATTTTCTAGAAATTTCATGGAAAAATTCCCATACGAAAGAATTAAGCCAATGCTTTATTTCTCTGAATGGACAGAATCTCAATACGATTACTTCAAAGATGCAAAATACGTAGGAAACACGGCTACATTCCCAGGTTTCTATGCTCCACAAGGAAGACAATTGCGTTTAAAAGCCGTAGATGATAAATTTTTGGAAACACTTAATGATTTAGGAGTTACCAATTTCGAAATGGAAACTTCTGCGATTTATGGCTTGTCTAAACTTTTAGGACACAAAGCTGTTACCATTAATAATGTGATTGCGAATAGAAGACGTGGAGAGTTTTCTGCTGATCATCATCAATCAGAAAAAAACATGATTGAATGGGTATTAGAAAGAGTTATCAAATAAGTCAGAAACTTTTTATTCTCAATAAAAAACCAGCTAGATTTTAGCTGGTTTTTATTTTTTAATAGAATTTCATTGTGTTTTAATCCAACAGTCTTCCACATGATCATTTACCATTCCTGTGGCTTGCATGTGTGCATAAACTACTGTAGAACCCATGAATTTAAAACCTCGTTTCTTTAAGTCTTTAGCAAGAGCATCAGAAATTTCGGTAGTTGCGGGAACTTCTTTTAAGGTTTTAGGACGATTAACAATCGGTTGATGATTCACAAACCCCCAAATATATTTACTGAAAGAACCAAATTCCTTTTGAACTTCTATAAATTTTTGAGCATTATTAATCGTAGCCATAATTTTCAGCCTATTTCTTATAATTCCAGCATTTTGGATGAGCTCTTCTACCTTTTTATCAGAATATTTCGCAATTTTTTGATAATCAAAACAATCAAAAGCTGTTCTGAAGTTTTCTCTTTTGGCTAAAATAGTGTACCAACTTAACCCAGCCTGAAAACTCTCTAAAATTAAAAATTCAAAAATTGTTTCATCATCATAGATAGGTCTTCCCCATTCTAGATCATGATAATCTCGGTATAAATCATCTTTTTCGCACCATGCACATCTTATGACTTCCATATTATAGATAGTATTGATAATTAATATTTTACAGCTATAAAATTTAATAAAACTTTATCAATTGGTTAACAAAATTTTGTGAAATTAGTGAGTAAATTTGTTATGTAAAATATCACAAAATTTAGCTAAAGATACAACCTTCCTAATAATAGTTATTCATAAAAATCAAATTTTTGTTGCAAGAACCTCGAAGAATTTCGGGGTTCTTTCTTTTTAACGATATAATAATTCTTTATAATTCTGTAAGAACTGTCGTTCCTAATAATTCTACATTTGCTTTAGTAACCAATCAAAATATATTATTATGG contains the following coding sequences:
- a CDS encoding DNA-3-methyladenine glycosylase I, giving the protein MEVIRCAWCEKDDLYRDYHDLEWGRPIYDDETIFEFLILESFQAGLSWYTILAKRENFRTAFDCFDYQKIAKYSDKKVEELIQNAGIIRNRLKIMATINNAQKFIEVQKEFGSFSKYIWGFVNHQPIVNRPKTLKEVPATTEISDALAKDLKKRGFKFMGSTVVYAHMQATGMVNDHVEDCWIKTQ
- a CDS encoding translation initiation factor, translated to MDLRDQLKNLFPEHEEQDFEMPEEKSEQKNPLICKFEKKGRNGKPVTLIEGFEGTDEELKQISKKIKTTLGIGGSEKDGIIVIQGDNRDKIMKILQDMGYKTKRVGG
- a CDS encoding nucleoside phosphorylase — encoded protein: MLNKLAASELVLNPDGSVYHLNLQPEDIAEKILLVGDPDRVPKVSQYFDKIEIQKNKREFYTHTGTLRGERITVMSTGIGTENIDIVMNELDALVNIDLKEKEFKSEHTALQLFRLGTCGSVNPDVQVDNMLVSQNVVGLDGLMHFYQDYQFENEFSRNFMEKFPYERIKPMLYFSEWTESQYDYFKDAKYVGNTATFPGFYAPQGRQLRLKAVDDKFLETLNDLGVTNFEMETSAIYGLSKLLGHKAVTINNVIANRRRGEFSADHHQSEKNMIEWVLERVIK